A stretch of bacterium DNA encodes these proteins:
- a CDS encoding polyphenol oxidase family protein codes for MSKVTSPLNRVFPGLPLLESQEKISLGFSQREDGGMSFNRLPVSECTRNRERFFQSLNLALTQTVWAELVHGNHVETVTATDAGRGAYSPQTAIPATDGLWTMAKHLVLCTTHADCIPLYFFAPEVHAVGVAHCGWRSIVAGLPENMIAAAHKELGVSLESIRIGIGPGIRTDCFEVSEEILDSFPPTAIIHRDGKWYVDLIATIQTKLAYIGIKPQQIEDSGICSRCTPVYSSYRRDRIAVEPAVAFIQLND; via the coding sequence ATGTCAAAAGTAACCTCGCCACTGAATCGAGTGTTTCCCGGATTGCCACTGTTGGAATCTCAGGAGAAGATTTCGCTTGGATTTTCTCAACGCGAAGATGGCGGCATGTCCTTCAATCGCCTACCAGTTTCCGAATGCACTCGTAATCGCGAACGATTCTTTCAATCGCTCAATCTTGCGCTCACACAAACGGTTTGGGCGGAATTAGTCCACGGAAATCACGTCGAAACTGTAACAGCGACCGATGCCGGACGAGGTGCATACTCGCCGCAAACGGCGATTCCCGCTACCGACGGACTATGGACGATGGCAAAACATCTCGTGCTATGTACAACTCATGCCGATTGCATTCCGCTGTACTTTTTTGCGCCGGAAGTTCATGCTGTTGGCGTTGCACATTGCGGTTGGCGCAGTATTGTCGCAGGTTTACCAGAAAACATGATTGCTGCTGCGCACAAAGAATTGGGCGTTTCTCTGGAATCTATTCGTATCGGCATTGGTCCCGGAATTCGTACTGATTGTTTTGAGGTGAGTGAAGAGATTCTCGACTCCTTTCCTCCCACTGCTATCATACATCGTGATGGCAAGTGGTATGTCGATTTAATCGCGACCATCCAAACGAAGCTTGCATACATCGGGATCAAGCCTCAACAAATTGAAGATTCCGGGATCTGTTCCCGTTGTACTCCCGTGTATTCTTCTTATCGACGAGACCGAATCGCCGTCGAGCCCGCCGTTGCTTTTATTCAGTTAAATGATTGA